TCATCGCCTCGGCTCTGTCGTGTCTTGCGGATAAGTGGAGTGCCGATTCACCCTCAGTTGTAGTTCTGTCGATGCTGCCAGCGTGCATATTTTGAACAAGAAAATCGACTAGGTGCAGGCTGTTTCCCATTTCACGTAGTATCGCCAGGTGGAGTGCCGTCTCGCCGATATCCTGGATCCAGATGAAACGAAAAACAGATTAATATACAATAGCAATGCAGAAATATATGCCTACTAATCCTGATATGTCATATCTGCATGAATCAAATCAACGCACCGAAGTAGGGAGCGGTGCCGATAGATCCACATTTTCAGCAAATACTTGGAGTAACTGTTGTAGGTCCCTGTTGTTCACGGCATGTTCCAAGTCCGACAGAAGATCACGTTCGTCGGCGCATGTGCTCATAACGTATCTCTTCTCGACATACTTGGCGCGTATGAATTCGTACCTCTCCTCCCTACAATAGGACGCAGAAAGATGGTATCGAGATCCATGGATTTAGGGAAGAGTACGTCACCTGCAATACTTACATTGTCGAGGTTGGAGTCGGTTTCAGATTGTGATGCAGTGTAGCTTCCATTACTTCGTTGAATGACTGGTTCGTCATGTGACGTGCAAGCAACAGCTGCGCCGTCCCGATGTTGTCGAGAGTCAACGATTGTATCCGCGATATATGAACACCGAGATCCCTGTGAATACCGCTACATTCGATGCAGACGATTATCCCGAAATTTGTTGACAACCACGTAGCATCTGTAACGAATACGATGTCAATATAATTGGGCAAAGCTATGACATTGGACAATGATCGAGGAGGAAATGATCACTTCTAACTACCGTTCTGAGAGGAACAATCGCAACAATGGTCGTTCCCTGGTAGTCGAGTGACACATCTAATAACGGCCTGTTGAAGTTCAACCAAGCTAGGGTTTCCTTGGCCCGCCTCAGCTTTGCCGCTAGCGTCAAAAGCTCTGAGCAGGGCTCGTTCTTTGCAGTTCACCAACACCGACATCCAGGCCCGCTGATCTGCCTCATCCTCAGCTTGGAAATGATACGTCCGGTTGTCTGCACAGAGTTGACGCAATGTTAGATACGTTCCGTGGCCTATAATATAAGGAATACGAAGAATAGCTCACAGCTTATCAGATCAAATCCCCGCTTGTCGTCGGGAACAAGTTTTATTTGGCACGTTAGCAAGTTGACTCTAGTTGGCGGTTTGTTTTCATCTGCGTGACATATGTCGAGGAAACCCTCTGCTTGCACGGCACACCGACGTTTCTGCCATACTCGACGCATCTTTCCCTCGCTTTTTTTCAGCAAGTGACCTGACCGCGTAACGCCGTGCTGCTTGTCACCCTGGAGCTGGTGCAGCGAATAGCCTACACTCGCGTTCACGTTCATCTGCAATACAAATATAAGTCATTGGATTAGTAAGTTTCATGATAGGCAATAAAAGGTACGTGCATCGTTAGCTTTCTTACTTCTTTGTCACAGCCGGAATTTCGCAGTAAACTTCTGAGCTCGGTTAATCGCTTCCGTTCCTCATCTTGAGTCTGTCTGATCTTCTGTAATTTAACGCTGAGATCCGCTACGTAAGAACCGAAATGTTCTATTGTCTTCAGGCCGTCTTGAAAGTAACTGCAAGTAAATGTAAAGTATCACGAATAAATCGTAACAACGGTGGTGTGCAAATGCCGCGACTGTCTTCTTTTACTTACTTCGTTTGAGCGTGATAATACTCTACTAAGTGCTGAAGCAGCTCGATCCCTTTCTTAGTTTTTATCTCGTTGACTTTGATGAGGTACTGAAAGCGCCAAAGGACATTTGTAAGATACCGTGTTGAAAGTTATATCGACGTTCGTCAACGAATGATCAATCGATGTGTTCCTATATACTAACAATAGGTCTAACAATAAGACGACCGGAGTAAAAGGTTCGAACCTCGCACATCTGGAGCTGAAACATTCGTCGTTCCTTCTCCATTTCATCGGCGATTTCCGCCGGCGTCACTTCAGTCCGTATAAGTCCGGCCTCTTTGGCATGCtgcttcttttctttctcaatcTTGGCATATTTCGTCTCGTAGTCTTTCCACGCTTTCTC
The Neodiprion fabricii isolate iyNeoFabr1 chromosome 5, iyNeoFabr1.1, whole genome shotgun sequence genome window above contains:
- the LOC124184028 gene encoding arfGAP with SH3 domain, ANK repeat and PH domain-containing protein isoform X8, whose translation is MPGLIAVGEFVEETKEDYNSPTTSTFVSRMPQCRQTITSLEETLDFDRDGLTKLKKAIKAIHNSGNAHVDNEVYLGRALEKLGDAALKEQEPDIGAAFLKFAVVTKELSALMKTLMQNINNIVMFPLDSVLKGDLRGVKGDLKRPFEKAWKDYETKYAKIEKEKKQHAKEAGLIRTEVTPAEIADEMEKERRMFQLQMCEVRTFYSGRLIVRPIYLIKVNEIKTKKGIELLQHLVEYYHAQTNYFQDGLKTIEHFGSYVADLSVKLQKIRQTQDEERKRLTELRSLLRNSGCDKEMNVNASVGYSLHQLQGDKQHGVTRSGHLLKKSEGKMRRVWQKRRCAVQAEGFLDICHADENKPPTRVNLLTCQIKLVPDDKRGFDLISYNRTYHFQAEDEADQRAWMSVLVNCKERALLRAFDASGKAEAGQGNPSLVELQQAVIRCVTRLPGNDHCCDCSSQNDATWLSTNFGIIVCIECSGIHRDLGVHISRIQSLTLDNIGTAQLLLARHMTNQSFNEVMEATLHHNLKPTPTSTMEERYEFIRAKYVEKRYVMSTCADERDLLSDLEHAVNNRDLQQLLQVFAENVDLSAPLPTSDIGETALHLAILREMGNSLHLVDFLVQNMHAGSIDRTTTEGESALHLSARHDRAEAMKLLLRAGADPMLRNKQEKTPLDIAQEMGHHTCKELLSHALQRQKTLFDNVNIDWNLSHDEGSTDFSDDDTIIEDRNGCSTPEKKSRSRPPSYAGGGSGGPGDSPQTLRSRSSTCGSLQGGSSPSSSNRQQMPPPPPPQSRKPLVTVTSSAIASSDIGIVAAGNVHGSLKKRVAPPPPAALIGTASSNLLPSHYGTLPSSGTSTSSHSRTTSEPILAGHTLHTLPSSLNALNTQHHLHHKRSPSGDSSSSTAHGVEKVSTLQRPRNPPPPAPGPTAQHTTRLSNGRSSESLTSLCSEHALGNPVPPPRKVH
- the LOC124184028 gene encoding arfGAP with SH3 domain, ANK repeat and PH domain-containing protein isoform X6, which encodes MPGLIAVGEFVEETKEDYNSPTTSTFVSRMPQCRQTITSLEETLDFDRDGLTKLKKAIKAIHNSGNAHVDNEVYLGRALEKLGDAALKEQEPDIGAAFLKFAVVTKELSALMKTLMQNINNIVMFPLDSVLKGDLRGVKGDLKRPFEKAWKDYETKYAKIEKEKKQHAKEAGLIRTEVTPAEIADEMEKERRMFQLQMCEVRTFYSGRLIVRPIYLIKVNEIKTKKGIELLQHLVEYYHAQTNYFQDGLKTIEHFGSYVADLSVKLQKIRQTQDEERKRLTELRSLLRNSGCDKEMNVNASVGYSLHQLQGDKQHGVTRSGHLLKKSEGKMRRVWQKRRCAVQAEGFLDICHADENKPPTRVNLLTCQIKLVPDDKRGFDLISYNRTYHFQAEDEADQRAWMSVLVNCKERALLRAFDASGKAEAGQGNPSLVELQQAVIRCVTRLPGNDHCCDCSSQNDATWLSTNFGIIVCIECSGIHRDLGVHISRIQSLTLDNIGTAQLLLARHMTNQSFNEVMEATLHHNLKPTPTSTMEERYEFIRAKYVEKRYVMSTCADERDLLSDLEHAVNNRDLQQLLQVFAENVDLSAPLPTSDIGETALHLAILREMGNSLHLVDFLVQNMHAGSIDRTTTEGESALHLSARHDRAEAMKLLLRAGADPMLRNKQEKTPLDIAQEMGHHTCKELLSHALQRQKTLFDNVNIDWNLSHDEGSTDFSDDDTIIEDRNGCSTPEKKSRSRPPSYAGGGSGGPGDSPQTLRSRSSTCGSLQGGSSPSSSNRQQMPPPPPPQSRKPLVTGVEKVSTLQRPRNPPPPAPGPTAQHTTRLSNGRSSESLTSLCSEHALGNPVPPPRKRREQRSGIERGTEESSSSSSSSLLSNITINLNPPYLFYSLQPTSPGGGSGTGGSVSTGGLRRCRALYDCEADNEDELSFREGEVIVVTNEHTDDDNWMEGALERQPDRRGMFPISFVHMLQE
- the LOC124184028 gene encoding arfGAP with SH3 domain, ANK repeat and PH domain-containing protein isoform X7: MKTLMQNINNIVMFPLDSVLKGDLRGVKGDLKRPFEKAWKDYETKYAKIEKEKKQHAKEAGLIRTEVTPAEIADEMEKERRMFQLQMCEVRTFYSGRLIVRPIYLIKVNEIKTKKGIELLQHLVEYYHAQTNYFQDGLKTIEHFGSYVADLSVKLQKIRQTQDEERKRLTELRSLLRNSGCDKEMNVNASVGYSLHQLQGDKQHGVTRSGHLLKKSEGKMRRVWQKRRCAVQAEGFLDICHADENKPPTRVNLLTCQIKLVPDDKRGFDLISYNRTYHFQAEDEADQRAWMSVLVNCKERALLRAFDASGKAEAGQGNPSLVELQQAVIRCVTRLPGNDHCCDCSSQNDATWLSTNFGIIVCIECSGIHRDLGVHISRIQSLTLDNIGTAQLLLARHMTNQSFNEVMEATLHHNLKPTPTSTMEERYEFIRAKYVEKRYVMSTCADERDLLSDLEHAVNNRDLQQLLQVFAENVDLSAPLPTSDIGETALHLAILREMGNSLHLVDFLVQNMHAGSIDRTTTEGESALHLSARHDRAEAMKLLLRAGADPMLRNKQEKTPLDIAQEMGHHTCKELLSHALQRQKTLFDNVNIDWNLSHDEGSTDFSDDDTIIEDRNGCSTPEKKSRSRPPSYAGGGSGGPGDSPQTLRSRSSTCGSLQGGSSPSSSNRQQMPPPPPPQSRKPLVTVTSSAIASSDIGIVAAGNVHGSLKKRVAPPPPAALIGTASSNLLPSHYGTLPSSGTSTSSHSRTTSEPILAGHTLHTLPSSLNALNTQHHLHHKRSPSGDSSSSTAHGVEKVSTLQRPRNPPPPAPGPTAQHTTRLSNGRSSESLTSLCSEHALGNPVPPPRKRREQRSGIERGTEESSSSSSSSLLSNITINLNPPYLFYSLQPTSPGGGSGTGGSVSTGGLRRCRALYDCEADNEDELSFREGEVIVVTNEHTDDDNWMEGALERQPDRRGMFPISFVHMLQE